Proteins from one Pelosinus sp. IPA-1 genomic window:
- a CDS encoding efflux RND transporter permease subunit, producing MKMAKFSTRNPVTVAMVVLAVVILGLLSYTKLKVDLMPNIVAPHIVVQTTMENTGPEEMENLISRPIEEAVARVNNVSKISSSSMQSISMVDIEFNWRTNIDVAANDARARIDRIRDTLPTEAKTPVVWKIDTSNKPIIILALTGNKDLRELRRIAEEVVQDRLEQVPGVGSVDLDGGFQREISVKVDQGRLQAYGLSLKQVSDRLAQENVDSSGGFATEGKAEYLVRTLARFASLTDIQDAILIAANGVPVRMKDIATVEDSHKEARILASLDKQVAVGLNVRKQPDANTLDVINDSKKALQKIQQEYPDVTVTITYDQGNYIKNSVMNVQENAIIGGILAILVIYLFLRSARSTFIVALSIPISLIATFMMFQFKGLTINLMSLGGLALGVGMIVDDAIVVIENIYRHLQQQKFIWQAVDDATAEIGGAVISTTITVMVVFLPISFAEGMSGMLFAEFALAVVFSIGVSLVMALTVVPCLATQLLEPAATNAPTTSPGTITIMLDKALGLWDQLFNYLEAKYRTILTIALNHPRKVILMAVSTLAISLALLPLVGTELMPVTDSGNFTIYVKTPIGTAFDKTNQSFAQVEQVLQQTPEIATEYAVVGKILKFGSRPAPNVGYISVTLTDKNTRTKNTQDVIKELRSKLNNIPGVSIRFAVTDLITQLLTANKSPIEIKIFGPDIKQLSLLTEQTEKLMKQVSGIRDVNIEVDDASPELQITIDRTKSSQYGLSTASIAGQIRTAIGGTTATRYNLATAKNEIDIIVQLLEQQRKTPADIYNTNISLPNGQTVLLKDIALVEKQTGPNVLTRENRSRMILLSANAFDRDKGSIAKDLQTRMAEIPLPPGYSIRVGGDQEEMQSSFSSLALSLGLAILLVYMVLASQFESLTHPLAIMLSLPLSVVGVVLALLITGKAFGLTAFIGLIMLVGIVVKNAILLVDYTNTLRSSGLDRKEALMTAGPVRLRPILMTTIATVLGMIPIALGIGTSSEANAPMAIAVIGGLMTSTILTLVVVPVAYTYVDAWETKTTWLKRLPQKILNIKN from the coding sequence ATGAAGATGGCAAAGTTCTCCACCCGCAATCCGGTTACCGTCGCTATGGTCGTACTGGCAGTCGTTATTCTCGGGTTACTGTCATACACCAAACTGAAAGTTGACTTAATGCCCAATATCGTTGCTCCCCATATTGTGGTGCAGACCACCATGGAAAACACGGGCCCCGAAGAAATGGAAAATCTGATTTCCCGTCCCATTGAAGAAGCAGTCGCCCGCGTTAATAATGTTAGCAAAATATCCTCTTCCTCCATGCAGAGCATCTCCATGGTGGATATTGAATTCAACTGGAGAACCAACATTGATGTGGCCGCCAATGATGCACGGGCTCGTATCGACCGTATTCGTGACACTCTGCCAACGGAAGCCAAAACACCCGTTGTCTGGAAAATCGATACGTCTAACAAACCAATCATTATTTTAGCTTTGACTGGCAATAAAGACCTCCGCGAACTGCGCCGCATCGCCGAAGAAGTCGTCCAAGATCGTTTAGAACAAGTGCCTGGCGTCGGTTCTGTAGACCTAGACGGTGGTTTTCAGCGAGAAATTTCAGTCAAAGTTGACCAAGGCCGCCTACAAGCCTACGGCCTGTCTTTGAAACAAGTCAGCGACCGTCTAGCCCAAGAAAATGTGGATTCTTCCGGTGGTTTTGCCACCGAAGGCAAGGCTGAATATCTAGTGCGCACCCTGGCAAGGTTTGCCTCCCTTACTGACATTCAAGATGCCATCCTAATTGCCGCTAACGGTGTGCCTGTGCGCATGAAAGATATTGCTACCGTTGAGGATTCCCACAAGGAGGCCCGTATCCTAGCGTCCCTTGACAAACAAGTTGCTGTCGGTCTCAATGTGCGCAAACAGCCTGATGCTAATACCTTAGATGTCATTAACGACTCAAAAAAAGCCTTGCAAAAAATACAGCAGGAGTATCCTGATGTTACTGTTACCATTACCTATGATCAAGGCAACTATATCAAAAATTCCGTCATGAACGTCCAAGAGAACGCCATTATTGGCGGTATTTTAGCCATTCTCGTAATTTACCTATTTTTGCGCAGTGCCCGTAGTACCTTTATTGTTGCCCTATCCATTCCCATATCGCTGATCGCCACCTTTATGATGTTCCAGTTTAAGGGCCTGACCATCAACTTAATGTCCCTCGGCGGGCTGGCTCTGGGCGTAGGCATGATTGTTGACGATGCCATTGTCGTCATCGAGAATATTTACCGTCATTTACAGCAGCAGAAATTCATTTGGCAGGCGGTGGATGATGCCACTGCAGAAATTGGTGGCGCGGTTATTTCCACCACTATCACGGTCATGGTGGTCTTCCTGCCCATTTCTTTTGCCGAAGGAATGTCCGGAATGCTCTTCGCAGAATTTGCCTTAGCCGTTGTTTTTTCCATTGGTGTCTCTCTGGTCATGGCATTGACCGTCGTACCCTGCCTGGCTACACAACTATTAGAACCAGCAGCTACAAATGCACCGACCACCTCACCTGGAACCATAACCATCATGTTAGATAAAGCCCTCGGGTTGTGGGATCAACTTTTCAACTACCTTGAAGCCAAGTACCGTACTATATTAACTATTGCTCTCAATCACCCCCGTAAAGTCATTCTAATGGCCGTAAGCACCCTAGCCATCAGTCTAGCACTATTGCCTCTTGTTGGCACTGAGCTCATGCCAGTCACCGATAGCGGTAACTTTACGATTTACGTCAAGACTCCCATTGGTACGGCTTTTGATAAAACCAACCAAAGCTTTGCCCAGGTTGAACAAGTTTTACAGCAAACTCCAGAAATTGCCACAGAATATGCTGTCGTAGGGAAAATTTTAAAATTTGGTAGCCGTCCAGCTCCTAATGTGGGTTATATTTCCGTAACCTTAACCGACAAAAATACCCGCACAAAAAACACCCAGGATGTAATCAAAGAACTGCGTAGTAAATTAAACAACATCCCTGGGGTTAGCATTCGCTTTGCCGTAACCGACCTGATTACCCAGCTCCTTACAGCCAACAAATCGCCTATTGAAATCAAAATCTTCGGTCCAGATATCAAACAACTGTCACTATTGACTGAACAAACGGAGAAACTTATGAAACAAGTGAGTGGCATCCGAGATGTCAATATCGAAGTAGACGATGCTTCACCCGAACTGCAAATCACCATTGACCGTACAAAATCCTCTCAGTATGGCTTAAGTACAGCCAGCATTGCCGGTCAGATCCGCACCGCCATCGGTGGCACTACAGCCACTCGCTACAACTTAGCCACAGCGAAAAATGAAATTGATATCATCGTCCAGCTATTAGAGCAGCAACGAAAAACACCTGCTGATATCTATAATACCAATATTTCATTGCCGAATGGTCAAACCGTATTATTAAAAGACATTGCACTAGTCGAGAAACAAACTGGCCCGAATGTCCTGACCCGAGAAAACCGTAGCCGAATGATTCTCTTAAGTGCCAATGCCTTTGACCGTGATAAAGGATCTATTGCCAAGGATTTGCAAACCCGAATGGCCGAAATACCTCTGCCACCTGGATATAGCATCCGAGTCGGTGGCGACCAGGAAGAAATGCAGTCTTCATTTTCCAGTCTTGCTTTATCCCTCGGCCTGGCCATTCTGTTAGTTTACATGGTACTGGCATCCCAGTTTGAGTCTCTGACTCATCCACTAGCTATTATGTTATCATTACCACTCTCCGTTGTGGGCGTGGTTTTGGCCCTCCTCATAACCGGCAAAGCCTTTGGCTTGACAGCATTTATCGGACTCATTATGCTGGTCGGCATTGTCGTTAAAAACGCGATTCTTTTGGTGGACTATACCAATACGTTGCGTAGCTCTGGTCTTGACAGAAAAGAAGCATTGATGACCGCAGGTCCAGTGCGGCTACGCCCTATCCTTATGACAACCATTGCCACTGTACTCGGCATGATACCTATTGCCCTTGGAATTGGAACCAGCTCAGAAGCCAATGCACCCATGGCAATTGCAGTGATTGGCGGTCTCATGACCTCTACCATACTCACTTTGGTTGTCGTACCAGTGGCTTATACCTATGTAGATGCCTGGGAAACAAAAACGACGTGGCTTAAACGTCTCCCTCAGAAAATTCTCAATATCAAAAACTAA
- a CDS encoding efflux RND transporter periplasmic adaptor subunit — MNNKKYLWTLLVVLLFTLIGWRIYGSYAKANASTVKPGKAITTVEVKKAVIGPIAASINTTGTIQGIQEATIAAKTSGRIQYLGVSDGTFVAAGQTLVELDAAEIRAQMDQALANRDNAQLNVDRLHNLFTEDVVAKQQLDNANAQYYVYDAQVAQASASINLVQAQLANTVLTAPFSGTIFNKRAVLGDMASANLPLMTLVDTSKVKVEINVGENDIAKLAVGQTANFKVDAYPDQTFTGTVSEISPAADLKNRTFKAWILCDNPDQKLRSGMFARINLPYKQIDQAVKVPKDALVIRDQKAYVFIIEDGTAKLTPIVTGLESDTEIEITSGLLPETIVSILGHETINDNDKVAVGKRGGDK, encoded by the coding sequence ATGAACAATAAAAAATATCTGTGGACCTTGCTTGTCGTACTCCTATTTACCCTTATCGGCTGGCGCATTTACGGCAGCTATGCCAAAGCGAACGCCAGTACCGTCAAACCAGGCAAAGCGATTACCACCGTAGAAGTAAAAAAAGCCGTTATAGGTCCTATTGCAGCCAGCATTAATACGACAGGCACCATTCAAGGCATTCAAGAAGCCACCATTGCAGCAAAAACCTCTGGTCGTATTCAATACCTCGGAGTCAGTGATGGTACTTTTGTTGCGGCAGGTCAAACCCTGGTTGAGCTTGATGCCGCAGAAATTCGCGCCCAAATGGACCAAGCACTAGCCAACCGGGATAACGCCCAGCTAAATGTCGATCGACTTCATAACCTGTTCACGGAAGATGTGGTAGCCAAACAACAGCTTGACAATGCCAACGCCCAATACTATGTCTATGATGCTCAAGTAGCTCAGGCATCTGCTAGCATCAACTTGGTTCAGGCCCAATTAGCCAACACCGTCTTAACCGCCCCTTTTAGCGGCACTATTTTTAATAAGCGTGCTGTCCTGGGTGACATGGCATCCGCCAATCTGCCTCTTATGACCCTTGTGGATACTTCCAAAGTAAAAGTAGAAATCAATGTGGGTGAAAACGATATTGCCAAATTAGCCGTTGGGCAAACTGCCAATTTTAAAGTAGACGCCTACCCTGATCAAACATTTACTGGCACTGTCAGTGAAATTAGTCCTGCAGCCGACCTTAAAAACCGTACCTTTAAGGCCTGGATACTCTGCGATAATCCTGATCAAAAACTTCGTTCTGGAATGTTTGCCCGGATCAATTTACCATATAAACAAATTGACCAGGCAGTTAAAGTCCCGAAGGACGCCCTGGTCATCCGTGACCAAAAAGCCTATGTCTTTATCATTGAGGACGGCACCGCCAAACTGACTCCCATTGTTACTGGTCTCGAAAGCGACACAGAAATTGAAATTACCTCAGGATTACTACCAGAAACAATCGTTAGCATCTTGGGACACGAAACCATCAATGACAATGATAAAGTCGCGGTTGGCAAACGAGGTGGCGATAAATAA
- a CDS encoding DUF2680 domain-containing protein yields MKKIVFLTIVGLLTLAFVASLVSAATPPQAPQPYGQQVTLTDQQKQELTPLFNQMMELKKQILQKFVADGTMTQADADQRAAWMQERMNDRMQNGIVGGPGMGHGPGMMGSGHGRGPGYGPRGQQQPPVNQ; encoded by the coding sequence ATGAAAAAAATCGTTTTTCTCACAATCGTCGGTCTACTGACTCTAGCCTTTGTAGCATCATTGGTCAGCGCCGCAACACCGCCCCAAGCGCCACAACCCTATGGGCAGCAAGTCACTCTAACTGACCAGCAAAAACAAGAATTGACTCCACTCTTTAATCAGATGATGGAGCTCAAAAAACAAATCCTGCAGAAATTCGTAGCTGATGGTACCATGACCCAGGCTGATGCCGACCAACGCGCTGCCTGGATGCAAGAGCGTATGAATGATCGGATGCAAAATGGTATTGTTGGTGGTCCTGGTATGGGACACGGGCCTGGCATGATGGGTTCTGGACATGGCAGAGGTCCTGGCTACGGTCCTAGAGGACAGCAACAACCACCAGTAAATCAGTAG
- a CDS encoding 4Fe-4S binding protein, producing MSETWYPIVDWEKCTGCQICVNFCRNGVYAKQEGKPLVIKPVGCVHGCRGCQNKCPAGAIEYAGSGEDSCDGSDCNCC from the coding sequence ATGTCCGAAACGTGGTATCCAATCGTTGATTGGGAAAAATGTACTGGGTGTCAGATCTGTGTTAATTTTTGCCGAAATGGAGTCTATGCAAAGCAAGAAGGTAAGCCCCTTGTCATCAAACCGGTCGGATGTGTGCACGGTTGCCGAGGTTGTCAGAATAAATGTCCGGCAGGTGCCATTGAATATGCTGGTAGCGGAGAAGATAGTTGCGATGGGTCAGATTGTAACTGTTGCTGA
- the arsA gene encoding arsenical pump-driving ATPase, with translation MYKIFNPDNINLTKYLFFTGKGGVGKTSTACATAITLADQGKKVLLVSTDPASNLQDVFGIDLNSKGTPIQEVPNLVVANLNPEEAAKEYKESVIAPYKGKLPASVIQNMEEQLSGSCTVEIAAFNEFSNFITDEKTQLEYDHILFDTAPTGHTLRMLQLPSAWSNFISESTHGASCLGQLSGLESKKEVYKNAVSTLADGKLTTLVLITRPEYSPLQEAARASKELKELGVNNQLLIVNGILELDVENDEIADKLYAKQQGALQNIPESLRDTEIYKIPLRAYNVTGIKNIRMLLKENYLETQEYKLNKTELPTVKALIEDLYASKKRVIFTMGKGGVGKTTLAAAIAIGLAARGVKVHLTTTDPADHLKFVVEEGHGIRVSKIDEKEELRKYTEEVLAKARETMKEEDIAYVEEDLRSPCTQEIAVFRAFAEIVDQADDEIVVIDTAPTGHTLLLLDATQSYHKEIQKSQGDIPESVKNLLPRLRDEKETEVVIVTLPEATPVYEAMRLQDDLKRAGINNKWWVINSSLLMTNTQSPLLKAKSVSEIPWINKVDEISQGNFAIIAWKGEEIKGEQLVELIR, from the coding sequence ATGTATAAAATATTTAATCCCGACAATATAAATCTGACCAAGTATTTATTTTTCACAGGCAAAGGTGGAGTTGGGAAAACTTCAACGGCTTGTGCTACAGCTATTACCTTGGCTGATCAAGGGAAGAAAGTTTTATTAGTCAGCACAGATCCAGCTTCTAATTTGCAAGATGTATTCGGTATTGATCTCAATAGTAAAGGTACTCCGATTCAAGAGGTGCCTAATCTTGTAGTAGCTAATCTGAATCCGGAAGAGGCGGCCAAGGAATATAAAGAATCTGTTATTGCACCTTATAAAGGTAAACTTCCCGCAAGTGTTATACAAAACATGGAGGAGCAACTTTCAGGTTCCTGTACAGTGGAAATTGCAGCCTTTAATGAGTTTTCTAACTTTATAACCGATGAAAAAACACAACTGGAATATGATCATATTCTATTTGATACAGCGCCAACAGGTCATACCTTGCGCATGTTACAACTACCATCAGCGTGGAGTAATTTTATTAGTGAAAGTACCCATGGAGCCTCTTGCTTAGGTCAATTGTCAGGCCTGGAAAGCAAGAAGGAAGTATATAAAAATGCTGTTAGCACTCTAGCTGATGGTAAATTGACAACACTGGTCTTAATAACCAGGCCTGAATACTCTCCATTGCAGGAAGCAGCGCGAGCCTCTAAAGAACTAAAGGAATTAGGGGTTAATAATCAACTATTAATTGTAAATGGAATACTGGAATTAGATGTTGAAAATGATGAAATAGCAGACAAGCTATATGCCAAACAACAGGGAGCATTACAGAATATACCTGAATCTTTACGTGATACAGAGATTTATAAAATTCCGTTACGCGCCTATAATGTAACAGGAATTAAAAATATAAGAATGTTGTTAAAAGAAAATTATTTAGAAACCCAAGAATACAAGCTCAATAAAACAGAATTGCCAACAGTGAAAGCATTAATTGAAGATCTTTACGCGTCCAAGAAAAGAGTAATCTTTACTATGGGAAAAGGTGGAGTCGGAAAAACTACCTTAGCAGCAGCGATTGCCATCGGTCTTGCCGCTAGAGGTGTAAAAGTGCATTTGACAACTACTGATCCTGCAGACCACCTGAAATTTGTCGTGGAAGAGGGTCATGGAATTAGGGTAAGTAAAATCGATGAGAAGGAAGAACTTCGTAAATACACAGAAGAAGTATTAGCAAAGGCAAGGGAAACCATGAAAGAAGAAGATATTGCCTATGTAGAAGAAGATCTTCGTTCTCCCTGCACTCAGGAAATAGCTGTATTCCGGGCTTTTGCTGAGATTGTAGACCAAGCTGATGATGAGATTGTGGTGATCGATACCGCACCTACAGGTCATACTTTACTGTTATTAGATGCTACACAGAGTTATCACAAAGAAATACAAAAATCCCAAGGCGATATACCAGAATCAGTAAAGAATTTATTGCCAAGATTACGAGATGAGAAAGAAACAGAAGTTGTCATTGTTACACTTCCAGAAGCCACTCCTGTATATGAAGCCATGAGACTACAAGACGATTTAAAAAGGGCAGGTATCAATAATAAGTGGTGGGTTATTAATTCCAGTCTTTTAATGACTAATACCCAAAGTCCCTTGTTAAAAGCAAAATCCGTAAGCGAAATTCCATGGATCAATAAAGTGGATGAAATTTCTCAAGGTAATTTTGCCATAATTGCATGGAAAGGCGAAGAAATAAAAGGCGAACAATTAGTAGAATTAATTAGGTAA
- a CDS encoding metalloregulator ArsR/SmtB family transcription factor, which yields MDIVEVLKALADETRIRILNILYKETLCVCDLEEILQISQSNASRHLTKLKNARLIIGEKQAQWVYYQVDEKILEKYSFLKELLAKELDKSPQCQKDLARLKKYRECGGSCERTVKIGGD from the coding sequence ATGGATATTGTAGAAGTGCTTAAAGCCTTGGCGGATGAAACGAGAATTCGGATTTTGAACATATTATACAAAGAAACTTTATGTGTGTGTGATTTGGAAGAGATATTACAAATTAGCCAGTCTAACGCTTCAAGGCATCTAACAAAATTGAAAAACGCCAGGTTGATTATCGGCGAAAAGCAAGCCCAGTGGGTATACTATCAGGTCGATGAAAAAATACTCGAAAAGTATTCTTTTTTAAAAGAGCTGTTGGCAAAGGAACTGGATAAAAGTCCACAATGCCAAAAAGACTTGGCGCGACTGAAAAAGTATAGAGAGTGTGGTGGCAGTTGTGAAAGGACCGTCAAGATTGGTGGTGATTAA
- the arsD gene encoding arsenite efflux transporter metallochaperone ArsD, with the protein MSKIEIFDPAMCCSTGICGPGIDQELLRVATTINTLTKKGITVFRYGLSSEPQAFIDNKKVNEYLMKDEVEVLPITVVDGEVVKTKEYPTDDEFAKWSGIPREEFTTVASDKDKGCCCDSGGCC; encoded by the coding sequence ATGAGTAAAATTGAGATTTTTGATCCAGCTATGTGTTGTTCAACAGGGATTTGTGGACCTGGTATTGATCAAGAACTTTTAAGGGTGGCTACCACTATCAATACCCTTACTAAAAAGGGTATTACAGTCTTTCGATATGGTCTGTCTAGTGAGCCTCAAGCTTTCATCGATAATAAAAAGGTAAATGAGTATTTGATGAAAGACGAAGTAGAAGTTTTGCCCATTACAGTAGTCGATGGAGAAGTGGTTAAGACCAAGGAATATCCTACTGACGATGAATTTGCTAAATGGTCAGGCATACCGAGAGAAGAATTCACTACAGTGGCCTCAGATAAAGATAAAGGTTGCTGCTGTGATAGTGGAGGATGTTGTTAA
- the arsB gene encoding ACR3 family arsenite efflux transporter, whose amino-acid sequence MSIEKRLDFFERYLSLWVALCIVIGIGFGKLFPGVVDSLSKMEISHVNLPIAVLIWLMIYPMMLKIDFSAILKVGNRPKGLFITLFVNWLVKPFSMALLGWFFFKYVFIGLIGEQMANEYLAGTIILAAAPCTAMVFVWSYLTDGDPAYTLVQVAVNDLLMLVLFAPIVMFLLGVSDIVVPKDVLFMSVLLYIVIPLVAGYITRRILIPSRGEEWFNEKILTPLKPVTIIALLVTLVIIFAFQGEVITNNWFSIILIAIPIIIQVYFNSSLAYGLAKYFKVPHNIASPAALIGASNFFELAVAVTISLFGLTSGATLATVVGVLVEVPVMLSVCSFCNRTQHWFDFGSQLTKEKG is encoded by the coding sequence ATGTCTATAGAAAAACGGTTGGACTTTTTTGAAAGGTATTTAAGTTTATGGGTGGCATTATGTATTGTGATTGGTATTGGTTTTGGCAAGTTGTTTCCTGGGGTGGTTGATTCATTGAGTAAAATGGAAATCAGTCACGTGAATTTACCGATTGCTGTTTTAATCTGGCTGATGATATATCCCATGATGTTGAAAATTGATTTTTCGGCTATTCTTAAAGTAGGTAATAGGCCGAAAGGATTATTCATCACCTTGTTTGTCAATTGGCTAGTAAAACCATTCAGCATGGCACTACTCGGCTGGTTCTTTTTTAAATATGTTTTTATTGGTTTGATCGGTGAGCAAATGGCCAATGAATATTTAGCAGGCACCATTATCTTAGCGGCGGCACCTTGCACCGCCATGGTATTTGTATGGAGTTATCTGACAGATGGTGATCCCGCTTACACATTAGTGCAGGTGGCCGTCAATGACCTCTTAATGCTGGTGTTATTTGCACCAATTGTTATGTTCTTATTAGGGGTTTCCGACATTGTTGTACCTAAGGATGTATTGTTTATGTCGGTGCTATTGTATATTGTTATTCCGTTAGTGGCGGGTTATATTACCAGACGTATCTTGATTCCATCCCGTGGCGAGGAATGGTTTAATGAAAAAATATTGACCCCATTAAAACCAGTGACCATTATAGCCTTGCTAGTAACGCTAGTTATTATCTTCGCTTTCCAAGGGGAAGTCATTACAAATAATTGGTTTAGTATTATTCTGATTGCAATCCCGATTATTATTCAGGTTTACTTTAATTCCTCCTTAGCCTATGGTTTAGCCAAGTATTTTAAAGTGCCACATAATATCGCTTCGCCTGCGGCACTCATTGGGGCTAGCAATTTTTTTGAATTGGCGGTTGCGGTTACTATTTCCTTATTCGGTTTGACGTCGGGTGCAACACTGGCCACTGTTGTTGGTGTATTGGTGGAAGTGCCAGTCATGTTGTCGGTATGTAGCTTCTGCAACCGAACCCAGCACTGGTTTGATTTTGGGTCTCAGTTGACCAAAGAAAAAGGCTAG
- a CDS encoding TolC family protein, whose protein sequence is MGNKRIQLLIELLLFIVFIPFGAEAAPMDTPSGTNILTLTEVINTAVANNQTIIQANLGVDLASARYQETQSAFNPLLTLSETAGRQQADSYQTKAYDFTPNKWKKVDTNEMLQNSYDTKLSLQLPLYTGHRLEANREQAAQTIEQSKANALKARQNLVLDTTTAYFALLQSYNTLDLSRQSYEQMQTHLKNAALNYNNGIVAKSDVLRAEVELAAAEQNQFKAENNVQLAKTTLCNMMGVDLHTNFSVSDILPATYPVQDLDSYLGMARQERPDLKAMSAQMRVGKSAITAAQSGQLPTLNLNGVYELKGNSFPANDASWSIMLNASWNVFDGGITTSRINQAQKNLAISQSQQQQLMDNIVLEVTQAYFNVEDASKRLLTAQKAAVKADEDYRIAQRRYTAGISPSVEILDSHVAFLNAKNSLIQTEFDYHTNYAKLLKATGTLDSSERMKGNEQ, encoded by the coding sequence ATGGGAAACAAGCGTATACAGTTACTCATTGAGCTACTACTATTCATCGTTTTCATTCCATTTGGCGCAGAAGCCGCACCGATGGATACACCGTCAGGAACTAATATATTGACATTAACAGAAGTAATCAATACCGCAGTGGCTAATAACCAAACCATCATTCAGGCCAATCTGGGAGTTGATTTAGCCTCAGCCCGCTACCAGGAAACCCAAAGTGCATTTAACCCCCTCTTGACACTATCTGAAACAGCCGGTCGCCAGCAAGCCGATAGTTATCAGACAAAAGCCTATGATTTTACGCCCAATAAGTGGAAAAAAGTCGATACCAACGAGATGCTCCAAAACAGCTATGACACCAAACTGTCCTTACAACTGCCACTGTATACTGGGCACCGCCTAGAAGCCAACAGAGAACAAGCTGCCCAAACCATTGAGCAAAGCAAAGCCAACGCGCTTAAAGCTCGTCAAAACTTGGTGTTAGATACTACAACCGCCTACTTTGCCCTGCTGCAAAGTTATAATACTCTTGATTTATCCCGTCAGTCCTATGAGCAAATGCAAACCCATCTGAAAAATGCAGCCCTCAATTACAACAATGGTATTGTCGCCAAATCCGATGTGCTACGAGCCGAAGTGGAATTGGCGGCTGCCGAACAAAATCAATTCAAAGCCGAAAACAATGTTCAATTAGCCAAAACCACCCTCTGTAATATGATGGGTGTTGATTTACATACAAATTTTAGCGTCAGCGATATCCTGCCTGCTACCTATCCAGTGCAAGATTTAGACAGTTATCTCGGCATGGCTCGACAAGAACGTCCTGATCTAAAGGCCATGAGCGCCCAAATGAGGGTTGGAAAATCGGCAATCACGGCCGCTCAAAGTGGACAGTTGCCCACCCTTAACCTAAACGGCGTTTACGAATTGAAAGGCAATTCTTTCCCAGCTAATGACGCCTCTTGGTCCATCATGCTAAATGCCAGTTGGAATGTTTTTGATGGCGGGATAACCACTAGCCGAATAAACCAAGCCCAAAAGAACCTTGCCATTAGCCAATCACAGCAACAACAACTCATGGACAATATTGTCCTAGAAGTCACCCAAGCATACTTCAATGTCGAGGATGCCAGCAAACGGTTGTTGACCGCACAAAAAGCAGCTGTCAAAGCCGATGAAGATTATCGCATTGCTCAGCGGCGCTACACTGCCGGCATTAGCCCTAGCGTAGAAATACTAGACTCTCATGTGGCTTTTCTAAACGCCAAAAACAGTCTCATTCAGACAGAATTTGATTATCATACTAATTATGCCAAATTATTAAAAGCGACGGGAACTCTTGATAGCAGTGAAAGGATGAAGGGAAATGAACAATAA
- the radC gene encoding DNA repair protein RadC, translated as MYRVVRYSLKLIKDGSFKSEIKIITKARDAYELVRAMMENLPVEYFQIIMLDVKCQVIGTSLVTIGTLNETAISPREIFQRALFTNSMSIILVHNHPSGDPTPSHEDIEFTKLIMEGGKILHITVLDHIIVGDDKYISLKEDGYV; from the coding sequence ATGTATAGAGTAGTGCGATATAGTCTTAAACTGATAAAAGATGGCTCATTTAAGAGTGAAATCAAAATAATTACTAAAGCCAGAGATGCTTATGAGCTCGTAAGAGCTATGATGGAAAACTTACCTGTTGAATACTTCCAAATCATAATGTTGGATGTTAAATGTCAAGTAATTGGAACAAGTTTGGTAACTATAGGAACGCTCAATGAAACAGCTATTTCTCCAAGGGAAATATTTCAAAGAGCATTATTTACAAATTCTATGTCTATTATATTGGTTCATAACCATCCGTCGGGGGATCCAACGCCAAGTCATGAAGATATAGAGTTTACGAAACTAATAATGGAAGGCGGAAAAATACTACATATAACGGTTCTTGATCATATCATTGTTGGAGATGATAAATACATTAGCCTTAAAGAGGATGGGTATGTATGA
- a CDS encoding universal stress protein, which yields MSEFLLGSVSNKISHTATIPVLIVK from the coding sequence ATGAGTGAGTTTTTACTTGGCAGTGTCAGCAATAAAATCTCCCACACCGCAACCATTCCAGTATTAATCGTAAAATAA